In Neovison vison isolate M4711 chromosome 11, ASM_NN_V1, whole genome shotgun sequence, one genomic interval encodes:
- the LOC122889226 gene encoding 60S ribosomal protein L23a-like codes for MALKAKKLAPAPPKAKAKAKALKAKKAVLKGVHSHKKKKIRTSPTFRRPKTLRLRKQPKYPRKSAPRKNKLDHYAIIKFPLTTESAMKKIEDNNTLVFIVDVKANKHQIIQAVKKLYDIDVAKVNTLIRPDGEKKAYVRLAPDYDALDVANKIGII; via the coding sequence ATGGCGCTGAAAGCTAAGAAGTTagctcctgcccctcccaaagccaaagccaaagcaaaggctttgaaagcCAAGAAAGCTGTGCTGAAAGGTGtccacagtcacaaaaaaaagaagatccgcaCATCACCTACGTTCCGACGACCCAAGACTCTGCGTCTCCGAAAGCAACCCAAATACCCTCGAAAGAGCGCCCCCAGGAAAAACAAGCTTGACCACTATGCCATCATCAAGTTCCCCctgactactgagtcagccatgaagaaaatagaagacaacaacacacttgtgtttattgtggatgtcaaggccaacaagcaccagatcatacaggctgtgaagaagctctatgacattgatgtagccaaggtcaacaccttaatcaggcctgatggagagaagaaggcatacgttcggctggcccctgactatgatgctttggatgttgccaacaaaattgggatcatctaa